CTTTTCCCTTGGAGCCGCAGCGCTCATCGTGTTTATGATTAATTACAAGTTCATTATTCCAGCCTAAGTGTACCCTGAAACAAACAGAAGCCCTCTCACGGAATTCCGTCGGAGGGCTTTTGTTTGTATTGTACTCATATATCTAATGAAAGACGGATCATATCTACTACTTTAATCCCATTCTCAACAATCTCTTCACTATAATGTCTGATAAAAAAGTCTTTATCGATTCCGGTAATTCTAAATCCACATTTCTGATAGAGAGCCAGCTGCCCTACACTTGAATTCCCGGTACCCACTTCAATCGTCTTCGCACCAAGTAATCTCGCATTCTCAATCGCATGATAGACCAACCGTTTTCCTATTCCTTTACTTTGCTGCTTCTCATCAACGGCTATATTCACTAGTTCTACTGTCTCAGGCCTCGTTTGTAGCAAAACATAGACACCAATAATGCAATTTTCTATTTCAGCTACAAAACATTGACCTCTTTCTAAATACGCTTCAACAAGACTTTGTGAAGGATCGGCTAATAACAACAGATGCAAAGGGGGTTGTTCTTCTGCGTTTAATTTCCTTATCAGCATGCTTAGAGCTCCTTGTGATGACTTTTGTCATTGAGAATATAAAAAAAGCCTCCAAGCCCGATGTTCTAGAACTCAACATAGGACCTGGAGGCGTGTCGTTGCAATTAGCAAGGCTCTTCGTTCGGTTTCCCTGCATCCGTAGCTGTCCGGAAGCTTGAGCCGCAGCCGCAGGTTGCAGTAGCGTTCGGGTTATTGATGGTGAAGCCACCCGTCATGCCGGATTCTTCAAAGTCGATTTCGAGACCATCAAGGTAACGAAGATTCTCTTTCTCCACGACAACCTTCATTTCTTGGATGTCCATATATACGTCCTGCTCGGTTTCATTATCATCAAAGCCCATAGCGTATGAGAATCCACTGCAACCGCCGGGCGTTACTCCAATACGGAGGAACATGTTCGGCACTTCTTGTTCAGCAAGCATCGCCTTCAGTTGTTCTGCTGCCTTTTCGCTAATATTAATCATGATCATATCCTCCTATAAATTAGATTCACTTCATAAGAAAAACTTATGTTTAAGAGACCTTCCGGTCAAAAGTTGCTTTCTTAAAAATATATACTTAATAAACTCAGTATAACCCACTATTCCATTACCCTCAAGTCACAACTGCCTTATGCTTGACCTATCACCCCAAAATAAACCATCCATATCCAGCTGTTGATCCCCTTATAAGAGAGGTTTATAATAAGGAAGGCAAACATAAGTAAAAATTCGGAAATTTGTCACGGAGGCTAACCCTCCGCTTTATTTTCATGAATGAACAGCTACCGTCTGGGTAAGTCTGGGAATTATCTGCGGGCAATGGACCCCGTAAAACTTTCAGGAGGAATTCATAACATGTCTACTCTTTTCACCCCCCAAACAGACGCCCGAATGATGAACATTATTGAAAAAGTTCGCGGCGGCGAAAGATTGAATTTAGAAGATGGCGTTTATTTATATCAAAGTAACGACCTACTTACCATTGGTCAATTAGCAAATGAAGTTAATCTTGCAAAAAACAACAACAGGGTATATTTTATCGAAAATATGAGTCTATATTTCACCAATGTTTGCGAATCACATTGTGCATTCTGCAATTTCCGCAAAGATGATGGAGAAGAGGGTGCTTATACCCTATCCGGTCAGGAAATGGTGCAATATGTCGAACAGCATATTCATCCAGGTGTACGCGAATTCCATATCGTGGGTGGGCATAATGACAAGGTTCCTTTCCAGTATTATGTGGATTCTTTAAAAGCCTTGAATGAACGTTTCCCTGAGGTAACCTTAAAAGCATACACAGCAGCTGAGATCGATTTTTTCACCCGAATTAGCGGATTGAGTATTCGTGAGGTTCTGGAACAACTGCGTGCGGCAGGTCTTAAAACACTTACCGGTGGTGGCGCAGAAATATTATCCGATCAATACCGTAAAAAAATGCGCGTTGATAAAGCTAATGTGGAAGAGTATCTGGAAGTTCACCGTACAGCACATCAGCTTGGCATGAAGACCCATACAACGATGCTCTACGGCTCCATTGAGTCTCATGAAGACCGTATTCGGCACATGATGCAGATCCGCGATCTGCAGGACGAAACCAATGGTTTTATGGTATTCATTCCATTATCTATGCAGCCTAAGAATAAGAATGCAGGGATTATGCGCCGCAACTCCGCTTATGAGGATCTGAAGACGATTGCGATCAGCAGATTGATGCTCGATAATTTCGATCACATCAAAGCATACTTCATTAATATCGGCCCTCAGCTAACTCAGGTTGCGCTGAACTTCGGTGCTTCTGACGTACATGGCACCATTCTTAAAGAACGTATTAGCCATGCGGCTGGCGCCTTAACACCTGAAGGCCTCACACGCGATGAATTGATTTGGTTAGTAAAAGGGGCTGGACGAATTCCAGTAGAACGCGATACGTTCTACAATCCGATAAAGGTATACGAATAAAAGACTACCTTAGATCCGTTATCCTATATTGAAAGGAAGTTCGGTCAGCATGAGAACACTACTCGTTCTGGGCGGCGGCTATGGCGGCTTGGCCCTCATTCAAGAATTGCTCAATAATCATCTTCCTCAGGATATTGAAATTATCTTAATTGACCGAATGCCTTATCAAGGAATCAAAACGGAATATT
This Paenibacillus sp. FSL R5-0345 DNA region includes the following protein-coding sequences:
- a CDS encoding HesB/IscA family protein, translated to MINISEKAAEQLKAMLAEQEVPNMFLRIGVTPGGCSGFSYAMGFDDNETEQDVYMDIQEMKVVVEKENLRYLDGLEIDFEESGMTGGFTINNPNATATCGCGSSFRTATDAGKPNEEPC
- a CDS encoding GNAT family N-acetyltransferase; the encoded protein is MLIRKLNAEEQPPLHLLLLADPSQSLVEAYLERGQCFVAEIENCIIGVYVLLQTRPETVELVNIAVDEKQQSKGIGKRLVYHAIENARLLGAKTIEVGTGNSSVGQLALYQKCGFRITGIDKDFFIRHYSEEIVENGIKVVDMIRLSLDI
- the mqnE gene encoding aminofutalosine synthase MqnE; the encoded protein is MSTLFTPQTDARMMNIIEKVRGGERLNLEDGVYLYQSNDLLTIGQLANEVNLAKNNNRVYFIENMSLYFTNVCESHCAFCNFRKDDGEEGAYTLSGQEMVQYVEQHIHPGVREFHIVGGHNDKVPFQYYVDSLKALNERFPEVTLKAYTAAEIDFFTRISGLSIREVLEQLRAAGLKTLTGGGAEILSDQYRKKMRVDKANVEEYLEVHRTAHQLGMKTHTTMLYGSIESHEDRIRHMMQIRDLQDETNGFMVFIPLSMQPKNKNAGIMRRNSAYEDLKTIAISRLMLDNFDHIKAYFINIGPQLTQVALNFGASDVHGTILKERISHAAGALTPEGLTRDELIWLVKGAGRIPVERDTFYNPIKVYE